The genomic interval CAATAGATATTTCACGGGTAATAAGGTGTTCGCGAACACGGTGATCAACCCCCTTGTAATGGCCGCATAGTATAAGAATGTTTTCCTTGGTACTCAGGATGTTTGCCAGCTTTTGGGTGTAAGGTTCGCCATCGGGCGAGGTGTAAATTATCTCGTCGTAATCCCTCTCGCTTTTAAGTTTTTCTATTGCTTTGTAGATGGGTTCAATCTTAAGTACCATTCCGGCATCGGGACCAAAGGCGTAGTCGTCTACCGTGCGATGCTTATCGGTGGTATAGTCGCGCAAATGGTGTAGGTTTATACTAACCAAACCTTTCTTTTGCGCTCGTTTTATTATGGAATGGTTAAGCGGACTTTCAATCAACTCAGGGAGAACGGTTATTATATCAATTCTCATACTCATTGCTTTATTCTGCAAAATTACTAAAAAGTTAGCTATTGGGAGTCAACGTCGTTTAGATAGCAGAACAGACATTGCTTTTGTCATCCTGAGCGCAGCGAGGGATCTTTTGATGGGTAGTGTGCAGTGTACAGTTTGCAGTTTACAGGGAAGATGGAAAGTAGTGTTTGGTTTTTAGTGTTTAGTTTTTGGTGTTTAGTGTTTGGTGTTTAGTTTTTGGTGTTTAGTGTTTTTGCTATCAACCATCAACTGTCAACTATCAACCATCAACTGTCAACTCCGCTTGTCATCCTGAGCGGCCTGTCCCGCCCTAGCGGGGAGCGAAGGATCTCTAATCGGCCCTAGAGATGTTTCGCTAACGCTCAACATGACAATAGTCTTGGGAACTTATCAAAAACAAGTAACACAGAGTTACACAATGTAACACAGTGTTTCACAGAGTAAATGACATGACATTCACGGACAACGAACAACGATTCACGAACAACGAATAACGTCTTCAGCCCCGTAGGGGCTGACATTTGTAACTCCATGAAACTTCCGTATGTACAGCGATGCACGCAATACATAATCCAAAGAGCAAGGGTGAAGCGTTGCATCGCAATGAGAAAGGTATAAGAAAGAGCGTTTTACATGTTCTTTCTTGTCTTGATACAAGAAAGAACCAAAGAAGATCAAGGCATAAAAGCCCGACCCGATGGGTACCCCGCGGGTGGAACTGCCACGCGATACTATTCGCCACGCCTGCGGCGTGACTCATGTGGTATCGCTTACAAGACCCACCGCAACGTACCACCCCCGACCCATTGCCGGGTCAGGCTTTTATGCCTCTGCTTGCTTCTTCAGCTCCATTCCCTTTCAGGGAAAAGAACTGGGGTGAGGTCGTATCCCACGAATGACGAACAACTTATACGAGTGGCTTCATTTGTCATCCTGAACACAGCGAAGGATCTCTATTCATCCATCGTTGAGATGTTTATGCGGAGTCTATCCCTATTATATCGGGACCCAATATGACAAACAACCTTAACTAAACGACGTTGTATTGGGATTGGTTACTCTGAATCCTGCAAGCATTGTTTACTTTAAAATTTCAACCCACAAGTAAATCGCATGCTATTACAAAGCGCATGTTTTTAAAAGTATTCATGATTTTTCGAAGCATTATAGCGACATATTGACACGATGGTTTTGTATTTGTATGACATAATGACTTGTTTTTCCGTATGGCACACTATTAGCTAAATGTTAAATGTGAATGTGAATATCAACTTTAAAAATTATAATACTATGACACTTGTAAGTTTCTACAACCCGCTTGCCTCAAGGAGGAGAGGGTTCGATTTTGAGAGGGTGTTCGATAGCTTTGTTAAATCGGCCAGCGAAATGGCTAATGCCAGGCTCAGCTATCCAGCCGTAAATATCTATGAGGAGCCAGAGCGCTTTCGTTTGGAGGTTGCTGCTCCCGGATACCAAAAGGACGATTTTAAGGTAAGTATCGATAACGATATGCTTAAGATTAGCGCCGAGAAGGAAAATAATCCTGTTGAAGGTGAGGCTTATACCCGCTGCGAGTTCCTAACAGGCTCATTTGAGCGAACCTTTGTTGTTGGAAAGGCTATTGATACCAATAAGATTGATGCCCGTTACGATAATGGCATCCTCACGGTTTTCCTTTCCAAGCGCGATGAGGCTAAGCCACAAAAGCCCAGAAGTATTAAAATTGACTAAGTATTTATATTGCAAATATTATTCAGCCCGAATCCCTTTAAATTCGGGCTTTTTTGTTTTACCAGTCAATTATTCTTTATTCTTTTACGTTAATTTGTTTGCGTTACGCCCGATTATATGTAATTTCGTAGGCAAAATTTTTTAAATACTGCTGATTTATAACCGGTTAAGTTTTGAGCTATGAATACTAATGAGCTGAACGATCCTAAGGATCAAAACCTCGAGAACATCGAGGGTACGATTGTGTCTTCCAATGCCGGCAACCACGATGTTGCTGATAGCGTGAACGATTTGGTCGATGTTAATGCTGACAAACCTATGTCAATTACCGATGAGGCTTATGATGAGGAGCCCAACGATGAGGAGTTGAAACCCCTTGAAATGGACGACGAACATGTCGATTTTGATGAGGAGGATGAGGAAGAGGCCGAGATTGACGAGGAAGACGATGAGCCCCATGTGGACTACTCAAACCTTTCAAAGGATGAGCTGGTTCAAACCCTGAAGGATTTAATCAATAACCGACCCGTTCAAAAAATCCGTCAGAAAGTTGAGAGTTTAAAGAGCATATTCTACCGCAAGCATAAGGCTGAGGTTGAAAAGTTAAGAAAAGAATTTGTTGACGCCGGAGGCGACCTTGAGCAGTTCTCGTTGCCCGAGGATAATGCTGAAGTGCAGTTCAAGGAACTGCTAAAGCAGTATCGTGCCAAACGCGCTCAGTATAACAATCAGCTCGAGGAACAAAAACAGCATAACCTGGAGCAAAAACAGCAAATTATAGAG from Tenuifilum sp. 4138str carries:
- the trmD gene encoding tRNA (guanosine(37)-N1)-methyltransferase TrmD → MRIDIITVLPELIESPLNHSIIKRAQKKGLVSINLHHLRDYTTDKHRTVDDYAFGPDAGMVLKIEPIYKAIEKLKSERDYDEIIYTSPDGEPYTQKLANILSTKENILILCGHYKGVDHRVREHLITREISIGDYVLSGGELAAAIIVDSVVRLVPGVLSDETSALTDSFQDGLLAPPVYTRPAEFNGWKVPEILLSGNFKEIEKWQMEQAYERTKRLRPNLLREE
- a CDS encoding Hsp20/alpha crystallin family protein; the encoded protein is MTLVSFYNPLASRRRGFDFERVFDSFVKSASEMANARLSYPAVNIYEEPERFRLEVAAPGYQKDDFKVSIDNDMLKISAEKENNPVEGEAYTRCEFLTGSFERTFVVGKAIDTNKIDARYDNGILTVFLSKRDEAKPQKPRSIKID